The following are encoded together in the Thunnus albacares chromosome 7, fThuAlb1.1, whole genome shotgun sequence genome:
- the LOC122986453 gene encoding NT-3 growth factor receptor-like: protein MDGFGALFGAFGVRRPPRIWCCWRLLFLLSVFFHNYLSSLLDCPPTCTCSPTEIYCNKSDNSKFFPLLSFQGTGSAGNSTGGIEDLFQNITSM, encoded by the coding sequence ATGGATGGATTTGGTGCGTTATTTGGCGCATTCGGCGTCCGTCGCCCTCCCAGGATATGGTGCTGCTGGAGGCTTCTCTTTCTGCTCAGTGTCTTCTTTCATAACTACCTGAGCTCCTTGTTGGACTGTCCGCCCACCTGCACCTGCTCGCCCACCGAGATCTACTGCAATAAGTCCGACAACAGCAAATTCTTCCCGCTGCTGTCGTTCCAGGGCACCGGGAGCGCCGGGAACAGCACCGGGGGCATCGAGGACCTTTTCCAGAACATCACCTCTATGTAA